Proteins co-encoded in one Marinobacter gudaonensis genomic window:
- a CDS encoding YheU family protein: MTSSTEHQPEQDPRQEKFVVDTELLTEDQLLGLVEEYCTRYHGLNDTESPMAEVDRVMAAVRRGELVVWFDPVENTAGLGVPA; the protein is encoded by the coding sequence ATGACCAGCAGTACCGAGCACCAGCCCGAGCAGGATCCCCGCCAGGAAAAATTCGTTGTTGATACCGAATTGCTGACCGAAGACCAGCTCCTGGGCCTGGTGGAGGAGTACTGCACCCGTTACCACGGACTGAACGACACCGAAAGCCCCATGGCCGAGGTAGACCGGGTGATGGCGGCGGTACGCCGTGGCGAGCTGGTGGTATGGTTTGATCCGGTGGAGAACACTGCGGGCCTGGGTGTGCCAGCTTAG